A single genomic interval of Microbacterium hydrocarbonoxydans harbors:
- a CDS encoding thiol-disulfide oxidoreductase DCC family protein, with product MRTGPLLVYDGDCAFCTTWVRRLEKYLGRFPESQPWQWVDLADLGLTTEDVTRYVWLFAGGRRFRGHEAFAALLRMQRGWGWRFAGRMLITPPFSWAAALGYALIARFRHRLPGGTPACAMPRV from the coding sequence ATGCGCACCGGACCTCTTCTCGTCTACGACGGCGACTGCGCCTTCTGCACCACCTGGGTGCGGCGGCTCGAGAAATACCTCGGCCGGTTCCCCGAGTCCCAGCCCTGGCAGTGGGTCGACCTCGCCGACCTCGGCCTCACCACAGAGGATGTGACCCGGTACGTCTGGCTTTTCGCGGGCGGGCGACGGTTCCGCGGACACGAGGCCTTCGCAGCGCTCTTGCGCATGCAGCGCGGGTGGGGCTGGCGCTTCGCCGGACGGATGCTGATCACACCGCCGTTCTCGTGGGCGGCGGCGCTCGGGTATGCGCTGATCGCCCGGTTCCGGCATCGACTGCCCGGAGGAACTCCCGCCTGCGCGATGCCTCGGGTGTGA
- a CDS encoding DUF6098 family protein, whose protein sequence is MSDLTDAPPIPTGPHQSHASQSLRRVFHLAQLVAVVRACPGLHVRYSARPDDDSRRHSIDTESGLELPVAVLTEELLEEARARCEEKFDAGRGPADEEGAA, encoded by the coding sequence ATGTCCGACCTCACCGATGCGCCCCCGATCCCCACGGGGCCGCACCAGTCCCACGCGTCGCAGTCGCTGCGGCGCGTGTTCCACCTTGCCCAGCTCGTCGCCGTCGTGCGCGCCTGCCCCGGACTGCACGTGCGCTACTCCGCCCGCCCCGACGACGACTCCCGACGACACAGCATCGACACCGAGAGCGGTCTCGAACTGCCGGTCGCAGTCCTGACCGAGGAGCTGCTCGAAGAGGCGCGGGCACGGTGCGAGGAGAAGTTCGACGCCGGCCGAGGCCCCGCCGACGAGGAAGGGGCGGCCTGA
- a CDS encoding glycosyltransferase, whose amino-acid sequence MQPVSSPLDVEYILPLRWDDDADLDELTDYLTALRAWADVTVVDGSDPERFAAHAAAWAGLLRHVAVDERPGANGKVRGVLTGVAIARHERIVLADDDVRYGRQALDAVVSALDSASLVIPQNHFDPLPWHARWDTGRTLLNRAVGRDWPRTYAVRRSVLRTVGGYDADTLFENLEMERTILAVGGIVQARPDLYVARRPPTTRHFLSQRVRQAYDSFARLALEASALPALCLLRRRPAALALVALGTRLRGGVQYGGQRVPVAAHSVRTIRQRLERENATGIARK is encoded by the coding sequence ATGCAGCCGGTCTCATCTCCTCTCGACGTCGAGTACATCCTTCCCCTGCGCTGGGACGACGACGCGGACCTAGACGAACTCACCGACTATCTGACGGCGTTGCGGGCGTGGGCGGATGTGACCGTCGTGGACGGGTCCGACCCCGAGCGCTTCGCCGCTCATGCGGCGGCCTGGGCGGGGCTCCTCAGGCATGTCGCGGTCGACGAGCGCCCCGGCGCGAACGGCAAGGTACGCGGCGTGCTCACCGGAGTCGCCATCGCGCGGCACGAGCGGATCGTGCTCGCCGACGACGACGTGCGCTACGGCCGGCAGGCGCTGGATGCCGTCGTCTCGGCGCTCGACTCCGCCTCGCTCGTCATCCCGCAGAACCACTTCGATCCGCTGCCGTGGCATGCACGGTGGGACACCGGACGGACGCTGCTCAACCGGGCGGTCGGTCGGGACTGGCCGAGGACCTACGCCGTGCGTCGCTCGGTGCTGCGCACTGTCGGCGGCTACGACGCCGACACCCTGTTCGAGAATCTGGAGATGGAGCGGACGATCCTCGCCGTCGGCGGCATCGTGCAGGCGCGGCCGGACCTCTACGTCGCGCGCCGCCCGCCGACGACCCGGCACTTCCTGTCGCAGCGGGTGCGGCAGGCGTACGACAGCTTCGCGCGGCTGGCGCTCGAAGCATCCGCTCTCCCCGCGCTGTGCCTGCTCCGCCGGCGACCGGCCGCCCTCGCCCTGGTGGCGCTCGGCACGCGCCTGCGCGGCGGGGTCCAGTACGGCGGGCAGCGGGTGCCGGTCGCGGCGCACAGCGTTCGCACCATCAGACAGCGTCTCGAGCGGGAGAACGCCACCGGCATCGCTCGGAAGTGA